One genomic region from Danio aesculapii chromosome 24, fDanAes4.1, whole genome shotgun sequence encodes:
- the LOC130218543 gene encoding LOW QUALITY PROTEIN: probable G-protein coupled receptor 141 (The sequence of the model RefSeq protein was modified relative to this genomic sequence to represent the inferred CDS: deleted 1 base in 1 codon): protein MENATVYNFTSPAVTSISILTTAEPKDHLSQPIRTTLIVIYIIVLLVGITGLTFMISLLKTNIRSLTTIAFLNLMVSHFLFLITVPFRIYYFALMEWKLGPGFCKLVSAMVHLHIYMVFTIYAILLTLRFLHFYKKTQRTEFYRRLHALGMSAFVWFLLLVIVLPLVISKYGDKNKEETKTAMQQKEQCFHFEQILENKAVYGLNIILSLVIITVSCVQACVQVSILRTMILKYGASSRSQQEFWVQMKNLCFVLIMLICLVPYHMFRMEYLNRPNELSEINEVFLAITGLTCFDMLTFAGKGMCTMCTCC, encoded by the exons ATGGAAAACGCCACAGTTTACAACTTCACCAGTCCCGCCGTGACATCCATTTCTATCTTAACAACAGCAGAACCCAAAGACCACCTCAGCCAGCCTATCAGAACCACTCTTATTGTTATCTACATCATCGTGCTTCTAGTAGGCATTACAGGATTGACCTTCATGATCAGCTTATTAAAAACCAACATTCGCTCATTAACCACTATTGCCTTCTTGAACCTGATGGTTTCCCACTTCCTATTTCTGATCACCGTGCCATTCAGAATCTACTACTTTGCATTGATGGAATGGAAGCTAGGCCCGGGTTTTTGTAAACTGGTCAGCGCCATGGTGCATCTCCACATATACATGGTGTTTACCATCTACGCCATCCTCCTCACTCTCCGT TTCCTGCATTTCTACAAGAAGACGCAAAGGACTGAGTTCTATCGCCGTTTGCATGCATTGGGCATGAGCGCTTTTGTCTGGTTTCTCTTATTGGTCATTGTACTACCTCTGGTTATAAGCAAATATGGAGATAAAAACAAGGaggaaacaaaaacagcaatGCAGCAAAAAGAGCAATGCTTTCATTTTGAGCAGATTCTGGAGAACAAAGCCGTCTACGGCCTCAATATTATTCTGTCTTTGGTAATTATCACTGTGTCGTGCGTTCAGGCCTGCGTCCAGGTGAGCATCCTGCGCACGATGATACTTAAGTATGGAGCCTCCAGTCGCTCACAGCAGGAATTTTGGGTCCAGATGAAAAACCTCTGCTTTGTTCTCATCATGCTAATATGCCTGGTGCCGTACCACATGTTTCGCATGGAATACCTGAATAGACCGAATGAGCTTAGCGAGATAAATGAAGTCTTTTTGGCCATCACAGGACTTACGTGCTTTGATATGCTGACCTTCGCGGGGAAGGGGATGTGTACGATGTGTACGTGCTGCTGA